A genomic stretch from Octopus bimaculoides isolate UCB-OBI-ISO-001 chromosome 29, ASM119413v2, whole genome shotgun sequence includes:
- the LOC106882145 gene encoding zinc finger protein 271-like translates to MNNLTKSENPNTSEKLYSCDVCGKSFSGRSDLTKHKCTHAGEKLFHCDICGKSFYTSGQLTCHKCIHTGVKPYHCSICGKSFFQSGNLNIHKRTHTGEKPYHCDICGKSFSQSGALTSHRRIHTGEKPHDCDVCGKSLSGKSVLTIHKGVHIGEKPYHCNTCGKSFTQSGDLTKHRPTHTGEKPYHCDICGKSFSQSGELTSHKRTHTGEKPYPCDICGKSFSQSGALTIHKRIHTGEKPYDCDICGKSFSASSSLTQHKRIHTGEKPYHCDICGKSFSYKNVLIKHRRTHTGEKPYHCDICGKSFSESSIVTKHKRSHTGEKPYHCDICGKSFSQNNNLAKHKSIHIGEKQYHCGICGKSFSRNSNMTRHKHIHTGEKPYDCGICGKSFSGTSHKCIYTREKPYH, encoded by the coding sequence atgaataatttaacTAAATCTGAAAACCCTAATACAAGTGAAAAACTGTATtcctgtgatgtctgtggtaaatcattctctggaagaagtgacttgactaaacacaaatgtacacatgctGGAGAGAAGCtatttcattgtgatatttgtggcaaatcattctacACAAGTGGTCAATTGACTtgtcacaaatgtattcatactggagtaaagccatatcattgtagtatctgtggtaaatcattctttcagaGTGGGAACTtgaatatacacaaacgtacacatacaggagagaagccatatcattgtgatatctgtggtaaatcattctctcaaagtggtgCCTTAACTAGTCATagacgtattcatactggggaaaaaccacATGACTGTgacgtctgtggtaaatcattgtcTGGAAAGAGTGTCTTGACTATTCACAAAGGTGTTCATataggagagaagccatatcattgcaatacctgtggtaaatcattcactcagaGTGGTGACTTGACTAAGCACAGACCTacgcatacaggagagaagccatatcattgtgatatttgtggtaaatcattctcacaaagTGGTGAGTTGAcatcacacaaacgtacacatactggagagaagccatatccttgtgatatttgtggtaaatcattttctcaaagtgGTGCCTTGactattcacaaacgtattcatactggggaaaaaccatatgactgtgatatctgtggtaagtcattttcTGCAAGTAGCAGTTTAACtcaacacaaacgcattcatacaggagagaagccatatcattgcgatatctgtggtaaatcattctcttacaaGAATGTCTTAATTAAACACAGACggacacatacaggagagaagccatatcattgtgatatttgtggtaaatcattttctgaaagtaGCATTgtgactaaacacaaacgtagtcatacaggagagaaaccatatcattgtgatatctgtggtaaatcattctctcaaaataataatttagctAAACACAAAAGCATTCATATTGGGGAAAAACAATATCACTgtggtatctgtggtaaatcattctccagaAATAGTAACATGACTaggcacaaacatattcatacaggtgagaaaccatatgattgtggtatctgtggtaaatccttttcTGGAACTAgtcacaaatgtatttatacaagggagaaaccatatcactga
- the LOC106876538 gene encoding zinc finger protein 135, translating into MTNYSLIMNNLTEPKDPDTGEKPYHCDICGKSFNKERVLTKHKYIHTREKPYHCDICGKPFFQNGNLTIHKRIHTGEKPYHCDICGKSFSESGTLTRHKRIHTGEKPYQCDICGKSFIQSGDLPKHKRTHTGEKPFYCDICGRSFSGSGDVTKHKRIHTGEKPYHCDICGKSFSMSVALTEHRRTHKEEKPYHCDICGKSFSQSGARTIHKRTHPGEKPYHCDICGKSFSQSYTLRRHELTHTGEKPYHCDICGKSYSSSSHLTCHRRTHTGEKPYHCDICGKSCSQRSDLTEHKRTHTGEKPYHCDICGKSFSYNSQLPIHKRLHTGEKPYHCDICGKSFLQNSGLTRHKLMHTGEKPYYCDICGKSFSESSNLSKHERTHTGEKPYHCDICGNSYSTHGQLTIHERVHPGEKPYQCDICGKSFAQKGHLNRHLTIHTGVTESI; encoded by the coding sequence ATGACAAATTATTCTCtcataatgaataatttaacTGAACCAAAAGACCCtgatacaggagagaagccatatcattgtgatatctgtggtaagtcattcaaTAAAGAAAGagtcttaactaaacacaaatacattcatacaagagaaaagccatatcactgtgatatctgtggtaaaccatTCTTTCAAAATGGTAAtttaactattcacaaacgtattcatactggggaaaaaccataccactgtgatatctgtggtaaatcattttctgaaagtGGCACTTTAACtcgtcacaaacgtattcatactggggaaaaaccatatcaatgtgatatctgtggtaaatcatttattCAAAGTGGTGACTTgcctaaacacaaacgtacacatacaggtgagaagccattttattgtgatatctgtggtagatcattctctGGAAGTGGTGATGTGacaaaacacaaacgtattcatacaggagagaagccatatcattgtgatatctgtggtaaatcattctctatgaGTGTTGCCTTAACTGAACACAGGCGTACACATAAagaagagaagccatatcattgtgatatttgtgggaaatcattctctcaaagtggtgCCAggactatacacaaacgtacacatccaggagagaagccatatcattgtgacatttgtggtaaatcattctctcaaagttatACCTTGAGAAGACACGAacttacacatacaggagagaagccatatcattgtgatatttgtggtaaatcatactCTTCAAGTAGTCATTTGACTTgtcacagacgtacacacacaggagagaagccatatcattgtgatatctgtggtaaatcatgcTCTCAAAGAAGTGACTTAACtgaacacaaacgtacacacacaggagagaagccatatcattgtgatatctgtggtaaatcattctcttataaTAGTCAGTTGCCTATTCACAAACgtcttcatacaggagagaagccatatcattgtgatatctgtggtaaatcattccttcAAAATAGTggcttaactagacacaaacttatgcatacaggagagaagccatattattgtgatatctgtggtaaatcattctctgaaagtagtaACTTAAGTAAacacgaacgtacacacacaggagagaagccatatcattgtgatatctgtggtaactcATACTCTACACATGGTCAGTTGACTATTCACGAACGTGTTCAtccaggagagaagccatatcagtgtgatatctgtggtaaatcattcgctCAAAAAGGTCACTTAAATAGACATTTGACTATTCATACAGGTGTAACAGaatcaatataa
- the LOC128247003 gene encoding zinc finger protein 91-like, whose protein sequence is MESYSLIMNDLTKPKNTVAGEKPYHCNICSKSFSCISALNIHKRTHTGEKPYHCDICGKSFSTSSHLTAHRRIHTGEKPYHCDICGKSFYTSGQVTCHKRIHTGEKPYHCNICGKSFSQSYHLTKHNLTHTGEKPYHCDICGKSFSHNSALTRHKRTHTGEKPYHCDICGKSFCGNGDLTTHKRTHTGEKPYNCDICGKSFSKNGHLTTHKHRHTGEKPYHCDICGKSFSGSSHLRIHKLTHTGKKTHHCDICGKSFYQSSALTTHKRTHTGEKPYNCDICGKSYSLRGTLTGHKRTHTGEKPYHCDICGKSFSESGHLTRHNRTHTGEKPYHCDICGKSFSVRYHLTKHKRTHTGEKPYHCDTCGKSFSDSGAWTAHKRKHTGEKPFHCDICGKSFYSRGQLTYHKYIHAGVKPYHCNTCGKSFFRIGTLISHKRTHTGEKPYNCDICGKSFSGSSQLTSHKRTHTGEKPYHCNICGKSFSGSSQLTSHKRTHTGEKPYHCDICGKSFSQSGELTSHKRTHTGEKPYHCDICGKSFSGGSQLISHKRTHTGEKPYHCDICGKSFYTSGQLTRHKRIHTGVKPYHCNTCGKSFSRSSVLIIHKRTHTGEKPYHCDICSKSFSYSGCLTTHKRTHTGEKPCHCDICGKSYSDSTTLTRHKRLHTGEKPYHCDICGKSFSQNGHLTKHNLTHTGEKPYHCDMCGKPFSRRGDVTSHKRSHTGEKPYHCDICGKSFSRSSALTQHKRMHTGEKPYNCDVCGKSFSQTCKLTIHKRTHTGEKPYHCDVCGKSFAQSAHLTIHKRTHT, encoded by the coding sequence ATGGAAAGTTATTCTCTCATAATGAATGATTTAACTAAACCAAAAAACACTGttgcaggagagaaaccatatcactgtaatatctgcagtaaatcattctcttgtaTTAGTGCCTtgaatatacacaaacgtacacataccggagagaagccatatcattgcgatatctgtggtaaatcattctctacaagTAGTCACTTGACAgcacacagacgtatacatacaggagagaagccatatcattgtgatatttgtggcaaatcattctacACAAGTGGTCAAGTGActtgtcacaaacgtattcatactggagaaaagccatatcattgtaatatctgtggtaaatcgttctctcagAGTTATCATTTGACTAAACACAAtcttacacatacaggagagaagccatatcattgtgatatctgtggtaaatcattctctcataataGTGCCTTGACaagacacaaacgtacacataccgGAGAGAAGCCGTatcattgcgatatctgtggtaaatcattctgtggAAATGGTGActtgactacacacaaacgtacacatacaggagagaagccatataattgcgatatctgtggtaaatcattctctaagaACGGTCACTTGACTACACACAAGCATagacatacaggagagaagccatatcattgcgatatatgtggtaaatcattctctggaagtagtcACTTGAgaatacacaaacttacacatacaggAAAGAAGAcgcatcattgtgatatctgtggtaaatcattctatcAAAGTAGTGCCTTGactacacataaacgtacacatacaggagagaaaccatataattgcgatatctgtggtaaatcatactcTCTACGTGGTACATTGACTggacacaaacgtacacatactggagagaagccatatcattgtgatatttgtggtaaatcattctctgaaagtggtCACTTGACTAGGCACAACcgaacacatacaggagagaagccatatcattgtgatatctgtggtaaatcattctctgtaagatATCACTTGACTaagcacaaacgtacacatacaggagagaagccatatcattgtgatacttgtggtaaatcattctctgacagTGGTGCCTGGACAGCACACAAACGTaaacatacaggagagaagccatttcattgtgatatttgtggcaaatcattctacAGTCGTGGTCAATTGACttatcacaaatatattcacgCTGGAGTAAAACCATATCATTgcaatacctgtggtaaatcattctttcgaATTGGTACCTTGATTagtcacaaacgtacacatacaggagagaaaccatataattgcgatatttgtggtaaatcattctctggaagtagtcAATTGAcatcacacaaacgtacacatacaggagagaagccctatcattgcaatatttgtggtaaatcattctctggaagtagtcAATTGAcatcacacaaacgtacacatacaggagagaagccctatcattgtgatatttgtggtaaatcattctcacaaagTGGTGAGTTGAcatcacacaaacgtacacatacaggagagaagccatatcattgtgatatttgtggtaaatcattctccggAGGTAGTCAATTGAtatcacacaaacgtacacatacaggagagaagccatatcattgtgatatttgtggcaaatcattctacACAAGTGGTCAATTGACTcgtcacaaacgcattcatactggagtaaaaccatatcattgcaatacctgtggtaaatcattctctcgaagtagTGTCTTGATTattcacaaacgtacacataccggagagaaaccatatcattgcgatatctgtagtaaatcattctcctATAGTGGGTGcttgactacacacaaacgtacacataccgGGGAGAAGCCATGtcattgcgatatctgtggtaaatcatactcTGATAGTACTACGTTGACTAGGCACAAACGTttgcatacaggagagaaaccctatcattgtgatatttgtggtaaatcattctctcagaacggtcacttgactaaacacaatcttacacatacaggagagaagccatatcattgcgatATGTGTGGTAAACCATTCTCTAGAAGAGGTGACGTAACTAGTCACAAACGttcacatacaggagagaagccctatcactgtgatatctgtgggaaatcattctctcgaagtagTGCCTTGACTCAacataaacgtatgcatacaggagagaaaccatataattGCGATGtgtgtggtaaatccttctcacAAACTTGTAAGTTGAcgatacacaagcgcacacataccggagagaagccatatcattgtgatgtatgtggtaaatcattcgcaCAAAGTGCGCACTTAAcgatacacaaacgtacacatacctga
- the LOC106882147 gene encoding zinc finger protein 850 encodes MNNSTKPKNPDTREKPYSCDIRGKSFSGRSDLTKHKCTHTGEKPYHCDICGKSFSQNGHLTSHTRIHTGEKPYHCDICGQSFTENGCLTKHKRIHTGEKPYQCDICGKSASDRGGLTKHLRIHTGEKPYHCDTCGKSFSCNSHLTNHKRSHTGEKPYNCDICGKSFSQRHDLTKHQRIHTGEKPYHCDTCGKSFSCNGHLINHKRTHTGEKPYRCNICGKSFSENSTLTSHIRIHTGEKPYHCVICGKSFSQNSNLINHKRTHTGEKPYQCDICGKAFSQNNTVTSHIRIHTGEKPYHCDICGKSFSQNSNLTNHKRIHTGRTRNTFRDNKETIVVICVINYSLIMNHLTKPKNPNVAEKPYSCCICGKSFSQSGHLAKHKRTHTRGKPYHCDICGKSFSRRDTLTTHKRTHTGEKSYRCDICGKSFSESGNLTRHKFTHTGEKSYHCDICGKSFSQSGDLTRHKHTHTGVKAYHCNICGKLFSRNNHLTSHKRIHTGEKPYQCEICGKSFSRNIYLKSHNRIHTGEKPCYCDICGKSSSEISALSRHKRTHTGEKPYHCDTCGKSFSESGALTRHTRIHTGERPYHCDICGKSFSECGALTSHKRIHTGERPYHCNICGKSFSHSGDLFKHRPTHTGEKPYHCDICGKSFSASSNLTCHIRIHTGEKPFHCDICDKSFSKNDGLTSHKRVHTGEKPYHCDICGKSFSQTSALSRHKQAHTREKS; translated from the exons ATGAATAATTCAACTAAACCTAAAAACCCTGATACAAGAGAGAAGCCATATTCCTGTGATATccgtggtaaatcattctcaggaAGGAGtgacttgactaaacacaaatgtacacatactggagagaagccatatcattgtgatatctgtggtaaatcgttttctCAAAATGGCCACTTGACTAgtcacacacgtattcatacaggtgagaagccataccactgtgatatctgtggtcaatCATTTACTGAAAACGGTTGCctgactaaacacaaacgtattcatacaggtgagaaaccatatcaatgtgatatatgtggtaaatcagcCTCTGACAGGGGTGGCTTGACTAAGCACCTGCGcattcacactggagagaaaccatatcattgtgatacctgtggtaaatcattctcttgtaATAGTCACTTGACAAATCATAAACGCagtcatactggggaaaaaccatataactgtgatatctgcggtaaatcattctctcaaaggcATGACTTGACTAAACACCAACGcattcacactggagagaaaccatatcactgtgatacctgtggtaaatcattctcttgtaATGGTCACTTGATTaatcacaaacgtactcatacaggagagaagccatatcgttgtaacatctgtggtaaatcattttctgaaaatagcaCTTTAACTagtcacatacgtattcatacaggagagaagccatatcattgtgttatctgtggtaagtcattctctcaaaatagtaacTTGATTaatcacaaacgtactcatactggggaaaaaccatatcagtgtgatatctgtggtaaagcattttcTCAAAATAACACTGTAACTagtcacatacgtatacatacaggagagaagccatatcattgtgatatctgtggtaaatcattttctcaaaatagtAACTTGactaatcacaaacgtattcatactggga GAACACGAAACACATTCAGAGATAACAAGGAAACTATCGTTGTTATATGTGTGATAAATTATTCTCTCATAATGAATCATTTAACTAAACCAAAAAACCCTAATGTAGCAGAGAAACCATATTCCTGttgtatctgtggtaaatcattctctcaaagtggtcACTTGGCTAAACACAAGCGTACACATACAAGAgggaaaccatatcattgtgatatctgtggtaaatcattttctcgacGTGATACcttgactacacacaaacgtacacataccgGAGAGAAATcatatcgttgtgatatctgtggtaaatcattctctgaaagtggtAACTTGACCAgacacaaatttacacatacaggagagaagtcatatcattgtgatatttgtggtaaatcattctctcaaagtggggacttaactagacacaaacatacacatacaggagtGAAggcatatcattgtaatatctgtggtaaattattctctagAAATAATCATTTGactagtcacaaacgtattcatactggcgaaaagccatatcagtgtgaaatttgtggtaaatcattctctagaaatatttatttgaagagTCAtaatcgtattcatacaggagaaaaaccatgttattgtgacatttgtggtaaatcatccTCTGAAATTAGTGCCTTGAGtagacacaaacgtacacatacaggagagaagccatatcattgtgatacttgtggtaaatcattctctgaaagtggtGCCTTGActagacacacacgcattcatacaggagagaggccatatcattgtgatatctgtggtaaatcattctctgaatgtGGTGCCTTGACTagtcacaaacgcattcatacaggagagaggccatatcattgtaatatctgtggtaaatcattctctcatagtgGAGACTTGTTTAAGCACAGAcctacacatacaggagagaagccatatcattgtgatatttgtggtaaatcattctcagcaAGTAGCAATTTAACTtgtcacatacgtattcatactggggaaaaaccatttcactgcgatatctgtgataaatcattttctaaaaatGATGGTTTAACTagtcacaaacgtgttcatacaggagagaagccatatcactgtgatatctgtggtaaatcattctctcaaacgaGTGCCTTAAGTAGACACAAACAGGCACATACTAGGGAGAAGTCATAA